Proteins from one Oscillatoria nigro-viridis PCC 7112 genomic window:
- a CDS encoding peptidoglycan-binding domain-containing protein, translating into MRVTTVTIFSLIALLAPGLTRKATAAFDSEPFVQEQYRRDFTAPADPGASVSPEGKSQADMFNKPFYAGEQPPARKEKTISAGADGPEVAAIQQRLQVHSFKVGTIDGSYGSRTTSAVRAFQQSKGLNSDGIVDKETWTALAADPAPAPEAVQSNAPIESNAAVAGNPPTLLNKGAVGSKVKTLQVRLEIQGYDPGPIDGIFGARTATAVKNFQEYKGLTANGMVDETTWKALGQK; encoded by the coding sequence ATGCGTGTGACTACTGTTACGATTTTCAGCTTGATTGCTCTGCTCGCTCCCGGCTTAACCCGAAAGGCAACAGCAGCTTTCGACTCCGAACCATTTGTGCAGGAACAGTACCGCAGAGACTTTACGGCTCCAGCCGATCCGGGTGCGTCAGTATCGCCCGAGGGAAAGTCCCAAGCAGATATGTTTAACAAGCCTTTTTACGCGGGCGAGCAGCCGCCAGCGAGAAAGGAAAAAACTATCTCGGCGGGAGCTGACGGGCCAGAAGTTGCAGCCATACAGCAGCGCTTGCAGGTGCACAGTTTCAAGGTGGGGACGATCGACGGTTCCTATGGCTCTCGCACTACATCGGCGGTTCGTGCCTTTCAGCAGTCTAAGGGTTTGAACTCAGACGGCATTGTGGACAAAGAAACTTGGACAGCTTTAGCAGCAGATCCGGCGCCTGCTCCTGAAGCTGTGCAGAGCAATGCTCCTATTGAGAGCAATGCTGCTGTTGCCGGCAATCCTCCAACTCTTCTAAATAAAGGCGCTGTCGGTTCCAAGGTGAAGACGCTACAGGTGCGTTTGGAAATACAGGGTTACGATCCGGGTCCGATCGACGGCATTTTTGGCGCTCGCACTGCTACGGCTGTCAAGAACTTTCAGGAGTATAAGGGTTTGACGGCTAACGGCATGGTGGACGAAACAACCTGGAAGGCGCTCGGCCAAAAGTAA
- a CDS encoding sucrose synthase, with protein sequence MSELFQAVIASDEKTDLRKFVSDLRALGNTYLLRNDIVNAFAAYCTKYEKPEQFHQFSHLSKLIYYVQEIILEEDSICVLLRPKIANIEIVRVRDDLTVEQMTVQELLDARDRFVNHFHPQEGDILELDFGPFYDYSPTIRDPKNIGKGVQFLNRYLSSKLFQDPRQWQETLFNFLRIHRYNGVQLLINDRIKSQQQLSEQVKKALTFVGDLSEEEPYERFRLVLQMMGFEAGWGNTAARVQETLGILDELIDSPEPQTLEAFISRIPMIFKIVLVSPHGWFAQEGVLGRPDTGGQVVYVLDQAKSLEKQLQEDIHLAGLDSLGVKPKVIILTRLIPNSDGTRCNERLEKVHGTENAWILRVPFREFNPKLTQNWISRFEIWPYLETYAIDAEKELLAEFQGKPDLIVGNYSDGNLVAFLLSRKLKITQCNIAHALEKSKYLFSNLYWQESEDKYHFSLQFTADIIAMNAANCIVSSTYQEIVGKPDSVGQYESYHCFTMPDLYHVVNGIELFSPKFNVVPPGVNESVYFPYTRIEDRVQGDRDRLNELLFTLEDPEQVFGKLDDPQKRPLFSMARLDRIKNMTGLAELFGKSKELQEKCNLILVAGKLRVEETDDYEEAEEIKKLYAIIDEYNLHGKIRWLGVRLSKSLSGEIYRVIADAQGIFVQPALFEAFGLTILEAMITGIPTFGTQFGGPLEIIKDGVNGFYINPTHHQETAQKLLDFLSKCEQNPNYWYEISTRGIDRVYSTYTWKIHTTKLLTLARTYGFWNYSSKENREDMLRYIESLFYLIYKPRAKALLAEHANR encoded by the coding sequence ATGTCTGAACTTTTTCAAGCTGTTATCGCCAGCGACGAAAAAACCGACTTGCGTAAGTTTGTTAGCGATTTACGCGCTTTGGGAAACACATATTTACTGCGAAACGACATAGTTAACGCTTTTGCGGCTTACTGCACCAAATACGAAAAGCCCGAACAGTTCCATCAATTTTCTCATTTGAGCAAACTGATTTACTACGTTCAGGAAATTATTCTTGAAGAGGACAGCATTTGCGTGCTGCTGCGGCCAAAAATTGCTAATATAGAAATAGTGCGAGTTAGAGACGACTTGACAGTCGAGCAGATGACAGTGCAAGAATTGCTCGACGCGCGCGATCGCTTCGTCAACCACTTTCACCCGCAAGAAGGCGACATTCTCGAACTAGATTTCGGCCCTTTTTACGATTATTCCCCTACAATTCGCGACCCCAAAAACATCGGCAAAGGAGTGCAATTCCTCAACCGATATCTGTCCAGCAAACTGTTCCAAGACCCCAGACAGTGGCAGGAAACTCTATTTAATTTCTTGCGTATTCACCGCTACAACGGCGTACAATTACTAATTAACGATCGCATAAAATCCCAACAACAACTTTCAGAACAAGTCAAAAAAGCCCTTACCTTTGTCGGCGATCTTTCTGAAGAAGAACCCTACGAGAGATTTCGACTGGTTTTGCAAATGATGGGTTTCGAGGCAGGTTGGGGAAATACCGCCGCCCGCGTGCAGGAAACCCTAGGAATTCTGGACGAATTAATTGATTCGCCCGAGCCCCAAACCCTAGAAGCATTTATTTCTCGCATCCCGATGATTTTCAAAATCGTCCTAGTTTCTCCTCACGGCTGGTTCGCCCAAGAAGGAGTTTTGGGGCGACCGGATACGGGAGGTCAGGTAGTTTATGTCCTCGATCAAGCCAAGAGTTTAGAGAAACAACTGCAAGAAGACATTCATCTTGCCGGTCTCGATAGTTTAGGCGTCAAACCTAAAGTAATTATTCTCACCCGGTTAATTCCTAACAGCGACGGTACCCGCTGCAACGAACGTTTGGAAAAAGTTCACGGCACAGAAAATGCTTGGATTTTGCGGGTTCCCTTCCGGGAGTTCAATCCCAAACTGACTCAAAATTGGATTTCGCGGTTCGAGATTTGGCCTTATTTGGAAACTTACGCGATCGATGCAGAAAAAGAACTGCTGGCTGAGTTTCAGGGGAAACCAGATTTAATTGTCGGCAACTATTCCGACGGCAACTTGGTAGCGTTTTTGCTGTCTCGCAAACTCAAAATTACTCAGTGCAATATTGCCCATGCGCTGGAAAAATCTAAATATTTGTTCAGCAATCTCTACTGGCAAGAATCAGAGGACAAATACCATTTTTCGCTGCAATTTACTGCCGATATAATTGCCATGAATGCAGCTAATTGTATTGTCAGCAGCACCTATCAAGAGATTGTGGGCAAACCGGATAGTGTCGGCCAGTACGAATCTTACCATTGTTTTACGATGCCGGATTTGTACCACGTTGTCAACGGGATTGAACTGTTCAGCCCAAAATTCAACGTCGTGCCGCCGGGAGTCAACGAAAGCGTATACTTTCCTTACACGCGGATAGAAGACCGGGTGCAAGGCGATCGCGATCGGCTAAACGAACTGCTTTTTACTCTAGAAGACCCCGAACAGGTCTTTGGAAAACTCGACGACCCGCAAAAGCGCCCTTTATTTTCGATGGCCAGGCTCGATCGCATTAAAAACATGACAGGTTTAGCAGAATTGTTCGGAAAAAGCAAGGAATTGCAAGAAAAATGCAACTTAATTCTAGTAGCTGGCAAACTGCGGGTCGAAGAAACCGACGATTACGAAGAAGCAGAAGAAATTAAAAAGCTCTACGCAATTATCGACGAATACAACCTTCACGGTAAAATTCGCTGGCTGGGAGTGAGGCTTTCCAAAAGCCTGTCCGGCGAAATCTACCGCGTAATCGCCGACGCCCAAGGTATATTTGTTCAGCCAGCATTATTTGAAGCTTTCGGCTTGACAATTCTCGAAGCAATGATTACCGGCATTCCCACTTTCGGGACGCAGTTTGGTGGTCCCCTGGAAATCATTAAAGATGGGGTAAATGGGTTTTATATCAACCCGACCCACCACCAGGAGACTGCCCAAAAACTTCTAGATTTTTTATCGAAATGCGAACAAAATCCCAACTATTGGTATGAAATTTCAACGCGAGGGATTGACCGAGTTTACAGCACGTACACGTGGAAAATTCACACTACCAAGCTGCTGACTCTGGCGCGGACTTACGGTTTCTGGAACTACTCGTCCAAGGAAAACCGCGAAGATATGCTCCGCTACATAGAATCGCTGTTTTATCTGATTTACAAGCCAAGAGCCAAGGCTTTATTGGCAGAACACGCAAATCGATAA